One part of the Arabidopsis thaliana chromosome 1 sequence genome encodes these proteins:
- a CDS encoding GDSL-like Lipase/Acylhydrolase superfamily protein (GDSL-like Lipase/Acylhydrolase superfamily protein; FUNCTIONS IN: lipase activity, hydrolase activity, acting on ester bonds, carboxylesterase activity; INVOLVED IN: lipid metabolic process; LOCATED IN: cellular_component unknown; CONTAINS InterPro DOMAIN/s: Lipase, GDSL (InterPro:IPR001087); BEST Arabidopsis thaliana protein match is: GDSL-like Lipase/Acylhydrolase superfamily protein (TAIR:AT1G59406.1); Has 3164 Blast hits to 3126 proteins in 136 species: Archae - 0; Bacteria - 147; Metazoa - 0; Fungi - 2; Plants - 3004; Viruses - 0; Other Eukaryotes - 11 (source: NCBI BLink).): MKIQILLFALVLIFVEANAATQGKNTTIPALIVFGDSIMDTGNNNNLPTLLKCNFPPYGKDYPGGFATGRFSDGRVPSDLIAEKLGLAKTLPAYMNPYLKPEDLLKGVTFASGGTGYDPLTAKIMSVISVWDQLINFKEYISKIKRHFGEEKAKDILEHSFFLVVSSSNDLAHTYLAQTHRYDRTSYANFLADSAVHFVRELHKLGARKIGVFSAVPVGCVPLQRTVFGGFFTRGCNQPLNNMAKQFNARLSPALDSLDKELDGVILYINVYDTLFDMIQHPKKYGFEVADRGCCGKGLLAISYLCNSLNPFTCSNSSAYIFWDSYHPSERAYQVIVDNLLDKYLSKVY, from the exons ATGAAGATTCAAATATTATTGTTCGCTTTGGTTTTAATCTTCGTGGAAGCTAATGCAGCGACGCAaggaaaaaacacaacaatcCCAGCACTAATAGTTTTTGGAGATTCAATAATGGATACAGGAAATAACAATAATCTTCCCACTCTTCTAAAGTGTAACTTTCCTCCATATGGAAAAGATTATCCTGGAGGCTTCGCTACTGGAAGATTTTCTGATGGAAGAGTTCCTTCTGATCTTATTG cGGAAAAGTTGGGATTGGCTAAGACATTACCAGCATATATGAATCCGTATTTGAAGCCAGAGGATCTTCTTAAAGGTGTAACATTTGCATCTGGAGGAACTGGTTATGATCCATTGACAGCAAAAATTATG tCAGTAATATCGGTGTGGGATCAACTCATAAATTtcaaagaatatatatcaaagatcAAGAGGCATTTCGGAGAAGAAAAAGCCAAAGATATCTTGGAACatagtttctttcttgtggTGTCTAGTAGCAATGACCTTGCTCACACTTATTTAGCTCAAACTCATCGATATGATCGTACCTCTTATGCCAATTTCTTGGCTGACTCTGCTGTCCATTTCGTGAGA GAATTACATAAGCTTGGAGCTCGGAAAATAGGAGTGTTTAGTGCAGTCCCCGTCGGTTGTGTTCCACTCCAAAGAACAGTTTTTGGAGGTTTTTTTACAAGAGGATGTAATCAACCTCTAAACAACATGGCAAAACAATTTAACGCAAGACTTTCTCCAGCTTTAGATTCTTTAGATAAAGAGCTAGATGGTGTTATCCTTTACATTAATGTTTATGATACTCTTTTCGACATGATCCAACACCCTAAAAAATACG GTTTTGAGGTAGCTGATAGAGGATGTTGCGGTAAAGGATTGCTTGCGATATCCTATTTGTGTAACTCATTGAACCCATTTACGTGTTCTAATTCTTCAGCATACATATTTTGGGATAGCTATCATCCATCTGAAAGAGCTTATCAAGTTATCGTCGACAATTTACTCGACAAATATTTGAGCAAAGTCTATTGA
- a CDS encoding B-block-binding subunit of TFIIIC protein (BEST Arabidopsis thaliana protein match is: B-block binding subunit of TFIIIC (TAIR:AT1G59453.1); Has 63 Blast hits to 58 proteins in 18 species: Archae - 0; Bacteria - 0; Metazoa - 6; Fungi - 0; Plants - 55; Viruses - 0; Other Eukaryotes - 2 (source: NCBI BLink).): MMRNDKVRKAVMRLCNLLSERYAKHLKTESDSVEHRKDEGKWDDFNEKSISQAFNNVLELKKMGKLMPSQRTRPEIHTEDIQTVSIDQVKDTSRLHQIFKHVDEKDNGCIQVQESLVVSTAVELLKLVFLSMPTAPSMPNLLEDTLRRYSEGDLFTAYSYLRDKKFLVGGSDGQPFVLSQNFLHSISKSPFPVNTGKRAAKFSSWLVEHERELMDEGVTLTSDLQCGDVLNFFSLVASGELSLSVSLPEEGVGEPEHRRGLKRRAEDVEESELDSAKKFKLLGEGEINVRKEKGFPGLAVSVHRVTIPIANAIELFKDDDSWSGELHFMSGETNNGCGSDDMKELLDSKDATVIPGSLVDSPWQAMASVASCIMSGSAEEQQSLISPEVFEAVSNALHKAGDQGLSIEEVHFLINIPSQETCDCIVEVLQTFGVALKVNGYDNFRLVHSLYRSKYFLTLADGGTTQNGQQSQPANYVEKALEEHRSNDVVTSDYSTSKDKQVHVSENSVHKVTILNIPEMAETSGLQEESTKAPSVTFGTSIEGETKESTSVKSQPIFPWINADGSVNKVVFDGLVRRVLGTVMQNPGIPEEEIINQMDVLNPQSCRKLLELMTLDGYMKVREMVQTKFSGPPSLLTGLLFTGHRKTELISRKHFFANSKGLFAL, encoded by the exons ATGATGAGGAATGATAAAGTTCGTAAGGCGGTCATGAGGCTTTGCAATCTACTCAGTGAGCGTTATGCAAAACATCTAAAGACGGAATCAGATTCTGTTGAGCATCGTAAAGATGAAGGAAAATGGGATGACTTCAATGAAAAGAGTATAAGCCAAGCCTTTAATAATGTTCTTGAGCTCAAGAAGATGGGTAAACTGATGCCCTCTCAACGGACGAGACCTGAAATTCACACAGAGGACATTCAAACTGTTTCTATTGATCAAGTTAAAGATACATCGCGTCTTCATCAGATTTTTAAGCATGTAGATGAAAAGGACAATGGTTGTATACAAGTGCAGGAATCTCTGGTAGTGTCTACCGCTGTTGAACTGTTAAAGCTTGTGTTTCTAAGCATGCCTACTGCACCTAGTATGCCAAATTTACTGGAAGATACCTTACGACGATATTCCGAGGGTGACCTCTTCACCGCCTATAGCTACCTCCGAGACAAAAAGTTCTTGGTTGGTGGAAGTGATGGACAACCATTTGTGTTATCTCAGAATTTCTTGCATAGTATTTCAAAGTCACCATTCCCGGTTAATACTGGGAAAAGAGCTGCCAAGTTCTCAAGTTGGCTTGTCGAACACGAAAGAGAACTTATGGATGAGGGAGTCACTCTTACTTCAGATTTGCAATGTGGTgatgttttgaatttcttttcattGGTTGCTTCTGGTGAACTCTCTTTATCTGTATCTTTGCCTGAAGAAGGTGTTGGGGAGCCTGAACATCGAAGAGGTTTAAAACGTAGAGCTGAGGATGTAGAAGAATCTGAACTTGATAGTGCTAAGAAATTTAAGTTACTAGGTGAAGGTGAAATCAACGTCCGAAAGGAAAAGGGTTTCCCTGGTTTAGCAGTATCTGTTCATCGTGTAACTATACCAATAGCTAACGCAATAGAGTTGTTTAAGGATGATGACTCTTGGTCCGGTGAACTTCATTTCATGTCGGGAGAAACAAATAATGGCTGTGGTTCTGATGATATGAAAGAACTTTTGGACTCTAAGGATGCTACTGTGATACCAGGTAGTTTAGTTGATTCTCCTTGGCAAGCAATGGCTAGTGTTGCTAGTTGTATTATGTCCGGTTCTGCAGAGGAGCAACAGAGTTTAATCAGTCCCGAGGTTTTCGAAGCGGTTTCCAATGCCCTTCACAAGGCTGGTGACCAAGGTCTAAGCATTGAAGAAGTCCACTTTCTTATTAATATTCCAA GCCAAGAAACTTGTGACTGCATTGTAGAAGTACTTCAAACATTTGGAGTAGCTTTGAAG GTAAATGGCTATGATAATTTCCGTCTTGTCCATTCGCTCTACCGATCAAAGTACTTCTTGACATTGGCGGATGGTGGAACTACCCAAAATGGTCAACAGTCTCAACCAGCGAACTACGTAGAAAAAGCTTTGGAGGAACATAGGTCAAACGATGTTGTCACCAGCGACTACAGTACTTCAAAAGACAAGCAAGTTCATGTTTCTGAGAACAGCGTTCACAAGGTCACGATTCTTAACATTCCTGAAATGGCTGAAACAAGCGGTTTGCAAGAGGAATCTACCAAAGCTCCATCTGTTACTTTTGGAACGAGCATCGAAGGCGAAACGAAGGAATCAACTTCTGTGAAGTCACAACCTATATTTCCATGGATAAACGCAGATGGATCAGTAAATAAAGTTGTATTCGATGGACTAGTTCGTCGCGTTCTTGGTACCGTGATGCAAAATCCCGGTATACCAGAG GAGgaaatcataaaccaaatggACGTACTAAATCCTCAG AGCTGTAGAAAGCTTCTGGAGTTGATGACACTAGATGGGTACATGAAAGTAAGGGAAATGGTGCAAACCAAATTTAGCGGTCCTCCGTCTTTGTTAACCGGTCTTCTCTTTACCGGTCATAGAAAAACGGAACTTATCAGCCGGAAACACTTCTTTGCCAACTCCAAGGGACTCTTTGCATTGTAA
- a CDS encoding Ribosomal protein S5 family protein (Ribosomal protein S5 family protein; FUNCTIONS IN: structural constituent of ribosome, RNA binding; INVOLVED IN: translation; LOCATED IN: cytosolic small ribosomal subunit, ribosome, cell wall; CONTAINS InterPro DOMAIN/s: Ribosomal protein S5, eukaryotic/archaeal (InterPro:IPR005711), Ribosomal protein S5, N-terminal (InterPro:IPR013810), Double-stranded RNA-binding-like (InterPro:IPR014720), Ribosomal protein S5, C-terminal (InterPro:IPR005324), Ribosomal protein S5 domain 2-type fold (InterPro:IPR020568), Ribosomal protein S5 (InterPro:IPR000851), Ribosomal protein S5 domain 2-type fold, subgroup (InterPro:IPR014721), Ribosomal protein S5, N-terminal, conserved site (InterPro:IPR018192); BEST Arabidopsis thaliana protein match is: Ribosomal protein S5 family protein (TAIR:AT1G59359.1); Has 10014 Blast hits to 9456 proteins in 2909 species: Archae - 262; Bacteria - 5182; Metazoa - 1330; Fungi - 465; Plants - 259; Viruses - 14; Other Eukaryotes - 2502 (source: NCBI BLink).) produces the protein MAERGGESGAERGGDRGDFGRGFGGGRGGGRGRDRGPRGRGRRGGRASEETKWVPVTKLGRLVADNKITKLEQIYLHSLPVKEYQIIDHLVGPTLKDEVMKIMPVQKQTRAGQRTRFKAFVVVGDGNGHVGLGVKCSKEVATAIRGAIILAKLSVVPVRRGYWGNKIGKPHTVPCKVTGKCGSVTVRMVPAPRGSGIVAARVPKKVLQFAGIDDVFTSSRGSTKTLGNFVKATFDCLQKTYGFLTPEFWKETRFSRSPYQEHTDFLSTKAVSATKVITEGEDQA, from the exons ATGGCggaaagaggaggagaaagcGGCGCAGAGCGTGGCGGTGACCGTGGTGACTTCGGGCGTGGATTCGGCGGTGGACGTGGAGGTGGCCGTGGCCGTGATCGTGGTCCAAGAGGCCGTGGAAGACGTGGAGGCCGTGCCTCGGAAGAAACGAAATGGGTTCCAGTGACCAAACTAGGTCGTCTAGTGGCTGACAATAAAATAACGAAGCTAGAGCAGATCTATCTTCATTCTCTCCCAGTAAAGGAGTACCAAATCATAGATCATCTTGTTGGTCCTACGTTGAAAGACGAGGTTATGAAGATCATGCCTGTTCAGAAACAAACCAGAGCTGGTCAAAGGACTAGATTCAAGgcctttgttgttgttggtgatgGAAATGGTCATGTTGGTTTGGGTGTCAAGTGTTCTAAGGAAGTTGCTACTGCCATTAGAGGAGCTATTATTCTTGCTAAGCTATCAGTGGTTCCGGTGAGGAGAGGTTATTGGGGGAATAAGATTGGGAAGCCACACACTGTGCCTTGTAAGGTTACTGGTAAATGTGGTTCTGTTACTGTGAGAATGGTTCCTGCTCCGAGAGGTTCTGGTATTGTTGCTGCTAGGGTTCCTAAGAAGGTTCTTCAGTTCGCTGGTATTGATGATGTCTTTACTTCTTCAAGAGGATCTACCAAAACCCTTGGAAACTTTGTcaag GCTACATTCGATTGCTTACAGAAGACATATGGGTTCCTTACACCAGAGTTCTGGAAAGAGACTAGATTCTCCAGATCGCCGTACCAAGAGCACACTGATTTCCTGTCGACTAAGGCTGTTTCTGCAACCAAGGTTATCACTGAGGGTGAAGACCAAGCTTAA